One genomic region from Macellibacteroides fermentans encodes:
- a CDS encoding amino acid-binding protein — protein sequence MLIKQLSIFLENKKGRFTEVAKLLGEAGVNMSAFTVAENSDFGILRLIVSDTDKAIKVLRDKLYAVSVANVVCLHCPNQPGALAKAMDIITSEGIFIEYMYAFSQGEAANVIIRPDNVEKCAEVLKANKLELLAASDLYKL from the coding sequence ATGTTAATTAAGCAGTTGTCTATTTTTTTGGAAAATAAAAAAGGCCGTTTTACCGAAGTAGCCAAGTTGCTTGGCGAAGCTGGTGTTAACATGTCTGCCTTTACTGTGGCTGAAAATTCGGATTTTGGTATTCTTCGTCTGATTGTTTCGGATACGGACAAAGCGATTAAAGTACTTCGTGATAAACTCTATGCGGTAAGCGTGGCCAATGTGGTGTGCCTTCATTGCCCCAATCAGCCCGGAGCATTGGCTAAAGCCATGGATATTATCACCTCCGAAGGTATCTTTATCGAGTACATGTATGCCTTTTCGCAAGGTGAGGCAGCCAATGTGATTATTCGTCCGGATAACGTAGAAAAGTGTGCTGAAGTGCTGAAAGCGAACAAATTGGAGCTTTTAGCGGCAAGTGATTTATATAAGTTGTAA
- a CDS encoding phenylacetate--CoA ligase family protein: MIWNETIECMGREDMRKLQGIRLKRVVEHAYHNTPFYRKKMQEIGITPGDINSIDDIVKLPFTVKQDLRDNYPFGLMAVPMSEIVRLHASSGTTGKPIVVGYTRKDLSVWGEVVARCLSAYGLTRNDSVQVSYGYGLFTGGLGLHYGVETLGGTVIPISSGNTQKQIQLMHDFGAKALACTPSYALFLAEAIKDSGIKREEFQLKTGIFGAEPWTENMRKELEEKLGIKAYDIYGLTEIIGPGVGCECQSQNGTHLWEDHFFPEIVDPVTLEPVEPGQPGELVFTTLTKEGMPMLRYRTRDLTSLNYEVCECGRTAVRMSRILGRSDDMLIIRGVNVFPSQVESVILELEEFEPHYLLVVDRVNNTDSLQVQVEVRQEFYSDEMNKMLALKKKITHRLQSVLGLTPDVRIVEPRSIERSQGKAKRVIDNRKLL, encoded by the coding sequence ATGATTTGGAATGAGACAATCGAATGCATGGGTAGGGAAGACATGCGTAAACTTCAGGGCATACGTTTAAAGCGTGTCGTTGAACATGCTTACCATAACACTCCCTTCTATCGCAAGAAGATGCAGGAAATAGGAATTACTCCCGGAGATATCAACTCTATCGATGATATCGTTAAGCTACCCTTTACCGTAAAACAGGATTTACGCGATAATTACCCCTTTGGATTAATGGCTGTGCCCATGTCGGAAATTGTCCGTCTGCATGCCTCGTCCGGAACAACCGGTAAACCTATCGTGGTAGGATATACCCGCAAGGATCTTTCGGTGTGGGGAGAAGTGGTGGCCCGCTGTCTGAGTGCTTACGGTTTAACGCGCAACGACTCGGTGCAGGTTTCCTACGGCTACGGACTGTTTACAGGGGGACTCGGATTACACTACGGAGTAGAAACACTGGGTGGTACCGTTATCCCCATCAGTAGTGGAAATACACAGAAGCAAATTCAGCTGATGCACGACTTCGGAGCAAAGGCTTTGGCTTGTACTCCCTCGTATGCGCTTTTTTTAGCAGAGGCAATTAAAGATTCTGGTATCAAAAGAGAGGAATTTCAATTAAAAACAGGTATCTTTGGAGCTGAGCCGTGGACAGAGAATATGCGGAAGGAGCTCGAAGAGAAGCTAGGCATTAAGGCCTACGATATTTATGGGCTTACCGAAATTATCGGTCCGGGTGTGGGATGCGAATGTCAAAGCCAGAACGGAACCCACTTATGGGAAGATCATTTCTTTCCCGAGATTGTGGATCCCGTAACGCTTGAACCCGTAGAGCCGGGGCAGCCGGGCGAACTGGTATTCACTACGCTTACCAAAGAGGGGATGCCTATGTTGCGTTACCGTACCAGAGACCTTACTTCATTGAATTATGAAGTTTGCGAATGTGGACGTACCGCGGTTCGTATGAGCCGGATTCTGGGCAGAAGCGACGATATGCTGATCATCAGAGGTGTGAATGTATTTCCTTCTCAGGTCGAATCTGTTATATTGGAGCTTGAAGAATTTGAACCTCATTACCTGTTGGTGGTGGATCGGGTTAACAATACCGATTCGTTGCAGGTTCAGGTGGAGGTTAGGCAGGAGTTTTATTCGGACGAGATGAATAAAATGCTTGCTTTAAAGAAAAAGATAACACATCGTTTGCAGAGTGTACTCGGGTTGACTCCCGATGTACGTATTGTTGAGCCCCGTAGTATTGAACGCAGCCAGGGAAAAGCAAAACGTGTTATCGACAACCGGAAGTTGCTATAA
- a CDS encoding PBP1 and LysM peptidoglycan-binding domain-containing protein: MNKISTYIIALILAIGCSAVQAQNNKTTAIITHERDSNLFYHTIQRGETVYSIATMYGVKVNDIYKLNPESKEGIKVGFKLMIPQLTPDATGKSNGAANYLFHTIKAKETLYSVSRLYTVPADQIADANPGLSAETFSIGKTIRIPRNPHEEPSVEQVQTVTKDVPYTIQKKETLFRISKKFDVSSTELIKRNPSLKDGVKAGAVIYIPVKEEQKVLVSTEITDEKEVNALLSRKKDSKKLPVVNVSLLLPFMTEEAYPSSNTSRFIEYYEGFLLAVDSMRNQGCSINLSVFDTGNGTEKINDILKNPAVKEADLLIGAVQNEQIHPVAKFAEKNKIRYVIPFTSKNDDVLSNPYVFQVNTPQSYLYSKAAQAGCELFKNYNIIILKVNDPQDDKKEFIQELKTELKQKKVSYKEYTYNAETFATEIESQFVTDKPNVIIPTSGTLNALNKIKTPLVTISSNRPDYQLTLFGYPEWQTYTRDCLEEFYALNTYIYSNFYADNLSDGVKNFYQKYKTWFSKNPINTFPKYGMLGFDTGMYFFKGVWTYGSNMENNLKRTGHNSIQTGFNFERVNNWGGFINTNLFIVRYNKDFTISRIQLNEL; the protein is encoded by the coding sequence ATGAATAAGATTAGCACATATATCATCGCTTTAATCCTGGCAATCGGCTGCTCAGCTGTTCAGGCTCAAAACAACAAAACAACAGCTATCATAACCCACGAAAGAGACAGCAACCTATTTTACCATACTATCCAGCGGGGGGAAACGGTTTACTCCATTGCTACAATGTATGGTGTAAAGGTAAACGACATCTATAAACTGAATCCGGAGAGTAAGGAAGGAATTAAGGTGGGATTCAAATTAATGATTCCGCAACTTACACCTGACGCTACGGGTAAATCCAACGGCGCAGCCAATTACTTGTTTCATACGATAAAAGCGAAAGAGACCCTTTATTCGGTATCGAGGTTATACACGGTTCCTGCCGATCAGATTGCAGATGCCAACCCCGGCTTATCTGCCGAAACCTTCTCAATCGGTAAAACCATACGTATTCCACGCAATCCGCACGAAGAACCTTCGGTGGAACAGGTGCAGACTGTTACAAAGGATGTACCTTATACTATCCAGAAAAAGGAAACTTTGTTTAGGATAAGCAAAAAGTTCGATGTATCCTCTACCGAACTTATCAAGCGTAATCCATCGCTGAAAGATGGAGTAAAGGCAGGGGCTGTAATCTATATCCCGGTAAAGGAGGAGCAAAAGGTACTTGTGTCGACCGAAATTACGGACGAAAAAGAGGTAAACGCATTGCTATCTCGTAAAAAAGATTCTAAGAAACTTCCGGTGGTGAATGTATCCCTGTTGTTGCCGTTTATGACAGAAGAGGCTTATCCTTCGTCAAACACATCAAGGTTTATAGAATATTATGAAGGATTCCTGCTGGCGGTTGACAGTATGCGAAACCAGGGCTGCTCTATCAACCTGTCGGTTTTCGATACTGGAAACGGTACAGAGAAGATTAATGATATATTAAAGAATCCGGCGGTGAAGGAGGCCGACCTTCTGATCGGTGCTGTTCAGAACGAACAAATACATCCTGTGGCTAAGTTTGCGGAAAAGAACAAAATAAGATATGTCATTCCATTCACCTCCAAAAACGACGATGTGCTATCCAACCCCTATGTGTTTCAGGTAAACACCCCTCAATCCTATCTGTATTCGAAAGCTGCACAGGCTGGATGCGAGCTGTTTAAGAATTACAATATCATTATTCTGAAGGTTAATGATCCGCAGGACGATAAGAAAGAGTTTATACAGGAATTAAAAACCGAACTGAAACAGAAGAAGGTTAGCTACAAGGAATACACATACAATGCGGAGACATTTGCTACAGAGATTGAATCGCAGTTTGTGACGGACAAACCCAATGTGATTATTCCTACATCGGGAACACTCAACGCATTGAATAAGATTAAGACTCCCTTGGTTACCATTTCCTCCAACAGGCCCGATTACCAGCTCACCTTGTTCGGATATCCGGAATGGCAGACCTACACACGCGATTGCCTGGAAGAGTTTTATGCATTGAATACCTATATATACAGCAACTTCTATGCAGACAATCTAAGCGACGGAGTAAAGAACTTTTATCAGAAGTATAAAACATGGTTCAGCAAGAACCCGATCAATACATTCCCTAAATACGGTATGCTTGGATTTGATACCGGAATGTATTTCTTCAAAGGGGTGTGGACCTATGGCTCGAATATGGAGAATAACCTGAAGAGAACAGGACATAACAGTATTCAGACCGGATTCAACTTTGAGAGGGTAAACAACTGGGGTGGATTTATCAATACCAACCTGTTTATTGTCCGTTACAATAAAGACTTTACCATCTCGCGCATACAATTAAACGAATTATAA
- a CDS encoding DUF4293 domain-containing protein, translating into MLQRIQTVYLFIVTALGLALFFLPLANMQAGADLFTFDIFGLNAGVNAQSEQVYRTWSLAVLTGISTLLPFITIFLYKKRMLQIRFCIFNAILLICFYLLFGFFVWITYGKYSATHFGIEIALAFPLVNLILTYLAIRNIGADEALVRSLERLR; encoded by the coding sequence ATGTTACAAAGAATTCAAACCGTTTATTTATTTATTGTTACAGCGCTTGGTCTTGCTTTGTTCTTTCTGCCGTTGGCCAATATGCAAGCCGGAGCCGACTTGTTCACATTCGACATATTCGGGTTAAATGCCGGAGTAAATGCTCAAAGTGAGCAGGTATACCGTACCTGGAGCCTGGCTGTACTTACCGGAATCAGTACGTTGTTACCTTTTATTACCATTTTCTTGTACAAGAAAAGAATGTTGCAGATCCGTTTTTGCATATTCAATGCTATTCTATTGATCTGTTTTTATCTGTTATTTGGCTTTTTTGTATGGATCACCTATGGCAAGTATTCGGCAACCCATTTCGGAATTGAGATTGCCCTTGCATTTCCATTGGTTAATCTGATTCTTACTTATCTGGCTATCCGTAACATCGGTGCCGACGAGGCTTTAGTAAGATCATTGGAAAGATTAAGATAA
- a CDS encoding MFS transporter: MSFRKNISLLYLIKISKWFTLVMPVIVLFYESNGLGLKDVFILKSVYSMAAVILEIPSGYLADVWGRRKCLILGCILYFGGYLSYSFTDTFTAFLFAEILLGVGQTLVNGADSALLYDTTVEHNKEPLYLRYEGRITMIGNFAEAFAGILGGLLAVYSLRLPFFFQTAIAFIGIPAAIALKEAKQRNVIKSPLQEIVKIIRYSLFTNKQLCYNIMYSGIIGAATLTMAWFVQPLLIHLKTPTSLYGIIWTVLNLTVGIAALYSDKVDRFFGVRKMGIIILFFIAGGYIALAFNLSYVGLFVLFIFYIFRGFATPILKGYINQMTLSEMRATVLSIRNFVIRLMFAAIAPFIGWMNDVYSLQIALLTSAAIIFIPGLLFLVLQFRANPPVQSPSE, from the coding sequence ATGTCTTTCCGGAAGAACATAAGCCTGCTTTATCTCATAAAAATCTCCAAATGGTTCACCCTTGTAATGCCCGTCATCGTTCTTTTTTACGAATCGAACGGTCTGGGACTGAAGGATGTTTTTATTCTGAAAAGCGTCTATTCCATGGCTGCGGTTATTCTGGAAATTCCATCGGGTTATCTGGCCGACGTATGGGGACGGCGTAAATGTCTGATTCTGGGTTGTATTCTCTACTTTGGCGGATACCTGAGCTACTCTTTTACTGACACATTTACTGCGTTCTTATTTGCAGAGATCTTGCTCGGAGTGGGACAAACATTGGTTAACGGGGCAGACTCGGCCCTATTATACGATACAACGGTAGAGCATAACAAGGAACCTCTCTACCTCCGGTACGAAGGACGCATCACGATGATTGGCAATTTTGCCGAAGCCTTTGCCGGTATTTTAGGCGGACTGCTGGCTGTGTATTCCCTTCGTTTACCATTTTTCTTTCAGACCGCCATCGCCTTCATCGGTATTCCCGCAGCCATTGCCCTGAAGGAAGCAAAACAAAGAAACGTGATTAAGAGCCCTCTTCAAGAAATAGTCAAAATAATAAGATACTCGCTGTTCACCAACAAGCAGCTTTGCTACAACATTATGTACTCCGGTATCATCGGGGCGGCTACCCTCACCATGGCCTGGTTTGTACAACCATTGCTTATACACCTGAAGACTCCCACTTCGCTGTATGGAATAATCTGGACTGTCTTGAACCTCACCGTGGGCATTGCGGCACTGTATTCCGATAAAGTTGACCGGTTCTTCGGTGTGCGCAAAATGGGAATCATTATTCTATTCTTTATTGCCGGAGGCTACATTGCGCTGGCATTCAATCTTTCTTACGTCGGACTTTTTGTTCTTTTTATCTTTTATATCTTCCGTGGATTCGCTACCCCGATCCTGAAAGGCTATATCAATCAGATGACACTTTCGGAAATGCGCGCCACGGTTCTTTCCATCCGCAACTTCGTAATCCGACTTATGTTTGCGGCTATCGCCCCATTTATAGGATGGATGAATGATGTGTACTCGCTTCAAATCGCCTTGCTTACATCGGCGGCCATTATCTTTATACCCGGATTGCTGTTTCTCGTGCTTCAGTTCAGGGCAAATCCCCCAGTTCAATCTCCCTCCGAATAA
- a CDS encoding DNA-directed RNA polymerase subunit omega, producing MDYRKSNAPTNTITRDMMRLSEDTGNVYETVMVIGKRANQISVEMKQDLEKKLQEFASYNDNLEEVFENREQIEISRYYEKLPKPTLIAAQEYEDGKVYHKNPLKEKSNF from the coding sequence ATGGATTACAGAAAGTCTAACGCTCCAACAAACACGATCACCCGCGACATGATGAGATTGTCGGAGGATACAGGTAATGTATACGAAACTGTGATGGTAATTGGTAAGAGAGCCAATCAGATTAGTGTTGAAATGAAGCAGGATTTGGAGAAGAAACTTCAGGAATTTGCTTCTTACAACGATAATCTTGAAGAGGTTTTTGAAAACAGAGAGCAAATTGAAATTTCGCGTTACTATGAAAAGCTGCCTAAACCTACGTTGATTGCAGCTCAGGAATATGAAGACGGGAAAGTTTATCACAAAAATCCGCTCAAAGAAAAAAGTAATTTCTAA
- a CDS encoding porin family protein, with amino-acid sequence MAGILLTATLFSQETFKPELAVGASFGTTFSSVSFTPKVQQGMLMGYTAGVTARYNTEKNVGLQAELNYVQQGWKEQFDLNPEFTYSRTINYLELPVFTHIYFGGKNAKFYINLGPKIGYALNEKTESNLGDATPNTTNDQHDMPIDKKFDWGLCGGPGLEIRTGVGYFLLEGRYYYALGDMYNSKKADIFPKSSAQVLSVKLTYLLPLFK; translated from the coding sequence ATGGCGGGGATACTGCTGACTGCCACATTGTTTTCGCAGGAAACATTCAAACCGGAGCTGGCTGTAGGCGCTTCGTTCGGTACAACATTCTCGTCCGTCAGCTTTACCCCGAAGGTTCAACAAGGGATGCTTATGGGATACACTGCCGGAGTTACGGCACGATACAATACTGAAAAGAATGTAGGATTGCAGGCAGAACTGAACTATGTGCAACAAGGATGGAAAGAACAGTTTGATCTGAATCCGGAGTTTACCTATAGCCGTACAATCAACTACTTAGAGTTACCTGTGTTCACCCATATCTATTTCGGGGGGAAGAATGCCAAATTCTATATTAATCTTGGTCCGAAGATAGGCTACGCCCTCAACGAAAAGACCGAAAGCAATTTGGGTGACGCAACTCCGAATACGACAAACGACCAACATGATATGCCCATCGATAAGAAATTTGACTGGGGACTTTGTGGAGGTCCGGGACTGGAAATACGGACGGGTGTAGGTTATTTTCTGTTGGAAGGCAGGTATTATTATGCTTTAGGAGACATGTACAACAGCAAGAAGGCAGATATTTTTCCTAAATCGTCGGCACAGGTGCTTTCAGTAAAACTTACTTACCTGCTTCCTTTATTCAAATAA
- a CDS encoding outer membrane protein assembly factor BamD codes for MKKVLFIMMIAVLFSSCGEYNKILKSTDYELKYSYAKKYFNMKEFTKSATLLEELVPIYKGTASAEESLYLLAQSYYGQKDYLTASQYFNTYYTTYPKGEYTELARYYSGYGLYLDSPDPRLDQTQTYKAIAELQLYLEYYPQSERAKEAQNIMFELQEKLAFKELLATRLYYNLGTYMGNNFQSSVITAQNALKNYPYSKYREEFMYYVIQSKYELAMVSVEEKLQGRYRDVVDEYYNYMNEYPEGKYVKQVKKFYDYASKRINDAY; via the coding sequence ATGAAAAAGGTTCTATTTATAATGATGATTGCAGTCTTGTTTTCTTCCTGCGGGGAGTATAACAAGATATTGAAGAGTACTGATTACGAGCTTAAGTATTCGTATGCTAAGAAATACTTCAATATGAAGGAATTTACCAAGTCGGCAACCCTGTTGGAAGAACTGGTACCCATTTACAAGGGAACAGCTTCTGCGGAAGAGTCGCTTTATCTGCTGGCGCAAAGTTATTACGGTCAGAAGGATTATTTAACGGCATCGCAGTATTTCAATACGTATTATACAACGTATCCAAAGGGTGAGTACACGGAGTTGGCCCGTTATTATTCGGGTTATGGTCTTTACCTGGATTCGCCGGATCCCAGACTGGATCAGACCCAGACTTACAAGGCAATTGCCGAGTTACAGCTTTATCTGGAGTACTATCCGCAAAGTGAACGGGCTAAGGAGGCACAGAACATTATGTTCGAGTTGCAGGAAAAGCTGGCATTTAAGGAATTACTTGCCACCCGTTTGTATTATAACTTAGGAACTTATATGGGTAATAATTTTCAATCGTCGGTAATTACCGCTCAGAATGCGTTGAAGAATTATCCATACTCCAAATACAGAGAAGAGTTTATGTATTATGTGATACAGTCTAAATACGAACTGGCAATGGTTAGTGTGGAAGAAAAGCTGCAGGGCCGTTACCGCGATGTGGTGGACGAGTATTATAACTACATGAATGAATATCCCGAAGGTAAGTACGTAAAACAGGTTAAGAAGTTTTACGACTATGCCAGCAAGAGAATTAATGATGCGTATTAA
- a CDS encoding metallophosphoesterase, giving the protein MMRKFNFMLLMLASVYTLGSCSSNNDDPVSTNPFDNITESSNKERDKIVIISDLHLGNDLTYSENVKHLKRLEEFLGEVRSSGTVKELVIGGDMFDEWYIPTRLDSYPNGSQADFIKKSVKANQGVFDLLNGIIKDGKIKLTYVPGNHDMGFTPENVNLALPGVNQARDPKDKFGIGTYRPDDYPQIAIEHGHRYDFFNAIAPKANEAEAPGATLPPGYFFARIAANSFTDPTTKEAATKVPEVKLQDPSNPEQYSKNVYYTLWQYVLGELIFVKDNFSEPIIKTNVGNFTKTYSINDILPTNNPADGSIQMKLYNNLFTQANWDARTKYNNVPFPTNINTAIAGSLNTEFLDDQSDVQYFKNPTSNTRIVVFGHTHKPMIKTFTNVLGQECIYANSGTWEDQKTRDKNAAIDQDNLKMDFVVISPVKSDSKKLQVSLLKYHGGKHVPVDSKSLDL; this is encoded by the coding sequence ATGATGAGAAAATTTAATTTTATGCTTTTGATGCTTGCATCGGTCTATACTTTGGGATCGTGCTCTTCAAACAACGATGACCCTGTTTCAACTAATCCCTTCGACAACATCACTGAGAGTAGCAACAAAGAACGGGATAAGATTGTTATTATCAGCGATTTGCATCTGGGCAACGATTTAACATACTCTGAGAACGTAAAACACCTGAAACGGTTAGAGGAATTTCTGGGTGAGGTACGATCGTCCGGCACAGTCAAAGAGCTTGTAATTGGTGGTGATATGTTCGACGAATGGTACATCCCAACCAGATTAGATTCTTATCCCAATGGTTCGCAGGCCGACTTTATCAAAAAATCTGTCAAGGCTAACCAGGGGGTATTCGACCTGCTGAATGGTATCATCAAGGATGGAAAGATAAAGCTGACGTACGTTCCGGGGAATCACGACATGGGTTTTACTCCCGAAAATGTTAACCTGGCGTTACCCGGAGTGAATCAGGCGCGCGACCCAAAAGATAAGTTTGGCATTGGTACATATCGTCCCGACGACTATCCGCAAATCGCCATCGAACATGGACACCGGTACGATTTCTTCAACGCTATAGCTCCCAAAGCTAATGAAGCGGAAGCACCAGGTGCCACTTTGCCTCCCGGCTACTTCTTCGCCCGTATCGCTGCCAACTCCTTTACAGACCCAACTACCAAGGAAGCTGCAACTAAAGTGCCGGAGGTAAAACTTCAAGACCCAAGCAATCCGGAACAGTATAGTAAAAATGTTTATTACACATTATGGCAGTATGTTTTGGGAGAGCTTATCTTCGTAAAAGATAATTTCAGCGAACCAATCATAAAAACCAATGTGGGTAATTTCACAAAAACCTATTCGATTAATGATATTTTGCCAACAAACAATCCGGCAGATGGCAGCATCCAAATGAAACTGTACAATAATTTATTCACTCAAGCCAATTGGGATGCGCGTACTAAGTACAACAATGTACCTTTTCCAACAAACATCAATACGGCGATAGCTGGTAGTTTGAATACAGAATTTCTCGATGATCAATCAGATGTACAGTACTTTAAGAACCCAACATCCAATACCCGTATCGTGGTTTTCGGTCACACGCACAAACCCATGATTAAAACTTTCACGAACGTGTTGGGGCAAGAGTGTATCTATGCCAATTCCGGAACCTGGGAAGATCAGAAGACACGCGACAAGAATGCAGCGATTGATCAGGATAACCTGAAGATGGACTTTGTTGTAATTTCACCAGTTAAGTCGGATAGCAAGAAACTTCAGGTATCACTGCTTAAATACCATGGGGGAAAACATGTACCGGTAGATAGCAAATCATTGGATCTGTAA